From Chryseobacterium camelliae:
CTGAACAGTGGCTAACAGCTCCTGTGAAAATGAAACGTTATATAAGAAAAGCAGTAAAAATAAGCTGATAAGTTTTTTCATTATTCCTTTAAAAGTTGAGAACGGAAAATTATTAATTTTATTTGAGAATTTCTGCTTCAATACAGTCGAGAATATCCCGGGCCACCTCTTCTTTGGATTTCAGTGCAAATTCTTTTTTTCCTGCCGGAGTAAAGATTTTTATGCGGTTGGTATCGTTCCGGAAACCTGCCCCCTTATCCCGGAGTGAGTTCAGCACAATCATATCCAGGTTTTTCTTCTGCATTTTGGCCTGTGCATTTTCTTCTTCATTTTCGGTTTCCAGGGCAAATCCCACCAGGAACTGATGTCTTTTCTGTTCACCCATGGTCTTGAGGATATCCGGATTTTTCACCAATTCAATGGTCAGATGCTCATCCTTCTTTTTGATTTTTTCTTTCGCCACCTCTCTCGGGGCATAGTCTGCCACTGCTGCGCTGGCAATACCGATATCCGTATGTTCATAAAATTCGAACACTTTAGCCATCATTTCTTTTGCCGAAGTTACCCGATAAAGCTCAATGGAGGGATGCTTTACAACCATGCCGGAAGGCCCTGAGACCAGAATTACTTTTGCACCCCTTTCAGCCGCTTCTTCAGCCAGCGAGTAACCCATTTTTCCGGATGAATGGTTGCCGATAAATCTTACCGGATCAATTGCCTCATAAGTCGGGCCCGCTGTAATCAACACCATTTTTCCCTCAAGGCTTCTTTTCCGGCCTGCCGAACTGAAAAACTCTTCAACAGCATATACGATCGTTGCAGGTTCCGCCATCCTTCCCTGTCCTATCAATCCACTGGCCAGCTCCCCGCTTTCGGCAGGGATGATCAGATTTCCGAAATCTTCCGCCAGCTCAAGGTTCTGTTTTGTGGAAGGGTGCTGATACATATCGAGGTCCATAGCTGGTGCGATGAAGACCGGACATTTAGCGGACATATAAGTAGCGATAACCAGGTTATCACAGATTCCATGGGTCATTTTGGCCAGGGTTCCGGCCGTACAGGGCGCCACAATCATCACATCAGCCCATAACGCCATTTCCACATGGCTGTTCCAGGTGCCGTTATCCCCATAAAAATCTGAGTATACAGGATTTTTGGATAAAGTGGCTATGCTGAGCTTGGTTACGAAGTGCTCTGCATCAGGCGTCATGATAGCCTGTACTTCCGCTCCTTTTTTTATGAAGTCGCGGATCAGGAAATGAATTTTATAGGCTGCAATTCCACCGGAGATTGCGATAAGAATTTTTTTTCCGGAAAGGCTGCTCATTCGGTTAGGTTTTAGGCCGTAAATTTACTTATTTATCTTCTAAGGTAAACAAACAAAGGTCATAAAGAACAGATTCCTTATGACCTTCATATATAAAAAACACAAATGATTATTTTCTATCGTCAGTTTTTCTGAAGTAGATGTCTCCGTTCAGCCATTCTTCTACAGCAATAGAGGTAGGCTTAGGCAATTTTTCATAATGCTTGGAAATTTCGATCTGTTCCCGGTTTTCGAAAACCTCTTCCAGTGTAGAATTATGAACGGCAAATTCGTCAAGCTTATTGTGCAGTTCTGTACGGATTTCCGCATTGATCTGCTCTGCTCTTTTACCCATGATAACAATAGCCTCATAGATGGAACCTACTTTTTCTTCAATCTTATCTTTATCGTAAGTAATCGTATTGACTTCTGCTTTGGTATCTTTTACACTCATTTTGAGAATATTATTTTATTTATAAGATGGCAAATTTACAAATTATCTTTGAATTTTGAAAGTCGCTGCCGGCGGAGGGGTCTGAATCGCGGCGCTATCCCTCTGGATCTGCTTTGCTTTTTTCTCTGCATCTATCTGATCCTTCATCTGCTGCTCTGTTTTATTTTTTTCAGCAAGCCTGTCCGCTTCTCTTTTCTGTTTTGCCGTAAGGGCTGCTATTTTAGCTTCAGTCTGTTTTTTTACCACGGCGAAATCCTGCTTTTCCTTTTCCAGTTTCCCCCTTAGGTCTACCGCAGTCTTAGCATATTCCGTATTTGGAAGTTCTTTTTCTACCTGTTTGGTAAAAGACAATGCACTTTCTATACGTTCATCCTTAAGGTCGTAAACAGATTTAGTAGCCAGCTCATACCTGGACTTCATGATGTAATCATAGATTTTCGGGCGTAGCTTGGTACTCGGGAAATCATCCAGCACGTTTTCAAAAGCTACATTGGCAGCCTTGTACTCAGCCATTTTATAATACTGTTTCGCATTTTCGTAGGCTTTGAATTCAAGCTTGTAAGCGAGCTCATCGATGAGCTGATTGATATTTTTAGATCTTTCGGAATTGGGATAGTTGTTCAGGAAGTCCTGAAGCTCGTTGATCGCAAGCTCCGTACTGGACTGATCCAGGTTATAATCCATTGAACCTTCGTAATAACAAAGCGCAGACATATAAGCTGCCTCTTCTTTTCTGCTGTCCTGCGGAAAACTGATGGAAAAATTCTTGAACTGGCTTCCTGCCAACCGGTAATTTTTATCGTAGTAATTGGCATATGCAGAATTGAAAACCACATTCGGGGCATCATCGGTACCTGCAACCAGGTTCGGAAGCCTGTCATAAAGTGCCAGTGCATTTTTCCATTTCTTTTTGGCGAAATTCTCATTGGCTACTTTAAGGATGTAATTCTTATCAGCACTCTTCATTGCTTTGTCCTGCTGGCTTATACATGATGAAACCACCGCAACAGCAAAAAGACCTAAAATATATTTTTTCATAAAAAGTTCAACAGTTTTCGGATTCTCCCGATCTATTAATTTGCAAAAATATAACTTTTTTGCCAATAGATTTTTTTTTATGATTATTTAACGTAATTTTAGTCTGCAGCGTATCCCAGGATAGCAAAAATGCTGAGTAAGAGATTCATCCTTACTTTCTTCTCAGCTTCCTTAGCATAGGTTTCCTCATCTTTGTTAGGGACATACATTTCGTAGAAATTACGGTTACGGATAACAAACAGTGTAGATCCGATAATGGTGGTAAGAACATCTTCTGGTTTCGGGGTAAAGGTGAACACTCCTGAAGCCACTCCTTTCTTGATGACATCATCAAGCTTTCTCACAAAAAGCTGGTAAAAGTCCAGCAACTCGTTCTTCACACTGTCCGTATGACGAAGCTCCTGGGTGACAAAACCGTGAAAGTAGTTGTATTTAAACAGTTGTCCTACAATATATTTGATGATCTCCTTCATCTGCATTTCCGGCTTGCCGTCTTTAATGGTATCTGCAAATTCCGAAAAGTTTTCCCGGGTCTTCAGTACCCGGTACTGGTAAAGGTAGGACATCATTTTTTCCTTTGACCCAAAATAGTAGGAAATCATTGCGACATTAATGCCGGCTTTGGAACATATATCCCTAACGGATGTGCCCTCATATCCCTGTTTGGCAATGAGTTCCTCTGCAACATCCAGAATATAGATTTGTTTTTCAGTAAATTTTTTTCTCATATAGCGCAGTTTACGTAAAGTTATGAATTTTTTAACAGAAATAATAAACGTTCGTTTAGCAATTACTATTAGTCGTTAATAATTTATTGAGTAATTTTGAAGATGGAGTTTTTTGATTTTCACCACCATAAGAAAACCCGTCCTTTCGGGATCTATAATGCGGATATTCAGGAACCTCCCCCTGATTTCCCGTATTCTGCAGGAATCCACCCAAAAGATATTGATCAGAGCGGCATGCAGCCTCAGCTTGAACGACTGCAAGAGCTGGCCGGTCATGCCCTTTGCATTGCTATCGGGGAATGCGGACTGGATTCTATGGTGGCGGCAGACCAGCATCTTCAGGAAGAGATGTTCATGAAGCAGATCCGGATTTCGAATGATGTAGGAAAACCTCTCATCATCCATTGTGTCCGCAAATATTACGAGGTGATTGCTTTCAGGAAAAAGGCAGAGCAGGCGATGGTCATCCATGGATTCAACAAAAAAAAAGGTATTGCCGAAGATCTGATCAGGAATAATTTTCACCTCAGTTTTGGAAAAGCGGTTTTGTATAATTTATCTTTGCAGGATACTTTGAAAACCGTTCCCGTGAACAGGATTTTCCTGGAAACAGATCATGAGGATTTTGACATCGCGGAACTGTATCAAAAAACAGCGGAAATAAAGGGCCTTACTGTAGAGGTACTTAATGAACAGATTAGAGAAAATTTAGCGCAGATAAAAAATGGATAAATACTGGTTGGAGAGAACAGAGCTTCTGGTAAAAGAGGAAGGCCTGGAAAAACTGATAAAATCAAATGTCCTTGTCGTAGGATTGGGTGGCGTAGGTTCTTTTGCCGCTGAATTCCTTGCCAGAGCCGGGATTGGCAATATGACCATTGTAGACGGTGACACGGTTGATATCACGAATATCAACAGACAACTGCCTGCTTTGAGATCTACCGTAGGAAAACATAAAGTAGATGTGGTTGCAGAAAGGCTTATGGATATCAATCCTGATCTTAAACTGACCAAGATCAATGAATTCCTGAATCCTGAAAGGATGGATGAGATACTTGATTCTGCACCTTTCGATTATGTCCTGGACTGTATCGACAGTGTAACGCCTAAGCTTTGCCTGATTATCGCAGCTAAGCGGAGAAGGATTAAAATTGTAAGTTCCATGGGAGCCGGGGGAAAAACAGATCCGAGCAAGGTGATGGTGAGGGATATCAGCAAGACGGAGCACTGCCACCTGGCAAGACAGGTAAGAAAAAGGCTGAAAAAAGAAAAGATCGACAAAGGGGTTCGCTGTGTTTTCGCCAATGACATACAGGATGAAGAAAGCCTTAAGATGACGGATGGCACCAATTATAAAAGGTCATTCTATGGCACGATCAGTTATATGCCGGCGATCTTCGGATTGTATGCTGCCTCAGAAGTGATCAATTATCTGCTGGATAAAAAATAATTTCAGGACTGGAGGAGACCTATGAATCCATCCTCTTCCGGAACCCGTGAGCCAAATAAAGACTATCTTTACAGCAAGCAATGACAAATTTTACTTATCCCAGAACTGAAAAACTTAAGAGAAATACTGAAATTTCGCTGCTTTTTGAAAAAGGCAGATGGAAAACACATGGGAGCCTGAGAATCATTGTTCTCAAAAACAAACCTTCCGCTCCTGTGGAACAGGCGAAGTTTGGGGTGTCTGTTTCTAAAAAATATTTTAAGAAGGCTGTATACAGAAACAGGATCAAAAGGCTGCTGCGGGAATGCTACCGCTTGAATAAAGGGCTTTTCAGGGAAGCTTTCGGAGAACAGTCTATCACAATGCTTTTCTGGGCATCATCAGAATTGCCTAAACACTTCCGGGACGTTGAAGCTCAGTTTATCAGCCTCTGCCGTTCACAAAAAAAATCCTGACTATGCATACAGGATTAAAGCTTACGGTTTTAAATCTGAACATTAGAAAAAGGGATATTCAAAAAAAAATACAGCGGCGGAAAATTTCCGCCGCTGTATTTTTATCCTATTGTCCGATTAACATATTTTGAAGTAATTATTCCCAGAGGTTCGCTGACCAGGAAGAATGAGTGCCATACAGGTCCTGATCCCGGATTTGGTTTCTACTGGAATTTTCAGTGCCAAAATCTGTAATGTAATCAGCATTATAGCAGAATATATAAATTCATATGGAGTACTAACTAAGATGGTTGTATGCTTTACGAATTATGGCTTTATTTTCCTATGTGATGAAATGACATTATAAATACCATAGCCAAAGGCGAACAACAGGCACCCATAGCTTCTTAATAACCCTTCTGCCTTACCCCACTCCGGATAAAAAACATAAGAAAGGCCAAATCCTGTAATCAGATATACCGCAACTAAGAGCGTGATTCTTATAGCCATGTTACCTCTATCAGCCTTTAGTTCGGAAATCTTTAATTTCTTTAATCCTGTTTTCGAAATACTCTTTCTTATCCGGATATTTATTGATCAGGATTTCAAAAGCCTTAATAGCCTTTGTATAGAGCTTCTGTTCAAAATACAGGTTGGCCAGTGTTTCCGTCATCAGATGGGAAATATCATCGTTCTTTTCTTTGATTACGAAGCTGCTTTCCTCTTTTAGCTGGCTTATTCTCGGATTATTTTCTATAAATGCTTCAATCGCTTTATTCTTGATTTCCGCTTTTTCTTTTACCGGTTCCTGCGTGCGGTCAATTTTCAGCCAGCTTTGCCATGTATTGATGAATCCCGGCACGTTGCTGTCCGCCGCTGCCTGTGTAGTTTTAGGGGTAGCCTCGGCCGCTTTTTCCTCAGACCTGCTCTGCTGCGTGTTTTCTTTTTTGGTCTGATCAACGGTCCAGCTGGAGATATCGGAACTGAAAAATGACACATTCATCACCGGAGCCTGTTCATCATGATCTTTATTCTCTGGTGTTTCAGGATCTTCTTTTAAAGGTTCGTCATGGCTTTCTCTATTTTCTGAACGGTCTTCTTTCAGAGCCGGCATATCTTCTGCAGGCGGTAGTATTTCCTGAAGCCGGTTTTCAGCCTGTACGGCAGGTTCCTTCCTGTGTTCGGGAATTTCCTGCTTTTTATCGATCAGTGAATCCGGTGTGTGGACCTCAAAGCTCATCGGTTTCCATGCTGTTGCAGGTTTTTCAGCAGGAGGAACCGTATTTTCTTTCTGATCCTGATCCGGTTCACTTTCTGAAAAGGATTCTTCTATATGGGTTTCTTCATTCTTTTTCTGAGGGTGTTCAGCTTCAGAAGACGATGTAGCTTCAGTAGTCTCCTTAAACTTTTCTTCCTGCGAATCGGCAACAACGAAACTTTGCGTTTCTGCAAAACTGATTTCATGCCCGGCATTATCTTCCGCATCTTTTTCTGCCTTTATTTCCGAAGTGTTTCTGGATGCTTTCATCTTCTTCTCAACTTCTTCAATCAGGCGCCTCATTTCCTCTTCGTGCTTGTTGATGGCAGGCTTAGCGGAAATAGGTTCAGCTGTCTGGTCCTTGTGAACAGCCTGGATCTGGACATCCGGCAAAAAGGAATCCATACCGTGAAAGCTTAATTCAGTTTTATCCTCAAGGTTCTCTTCTGTCTTCTCAGAATTGATTTTATCCTCGCTGATGATTTTTTCATGTGTAAAATCCAGGCCTTTCTCATCAGCTTCTGCTTCAACGGATGAAGCCTGCTGCTCATCACTTTCAGTATTTCCTTCAGCATCTGTTTCCGGCATGAATGCTTCCGTTTCTTTGAAGCTTACTCCTGTAGGATCAGCTATCTTATCTTTAACAACATCTTCAGTATTTTCCTCCTGGTCAACGATTATATCTGAAGAAAATGCTGTTATTGCATCAGCTGCCGGTTCCGATTGATCTTCACCACTACTTTCCCCTTCTTCTGCTCCGGCATTTTCGCTTACGCGGGGTTCCGGCATCAGAGGTTCTGCTTCCTTAAAACTTACTTCTGCAGGATCCGTTATCTCCTGTATAATGTTTTCAGCATTTTCTTTTTGCTCAATGATTTCATTAGAAGACAATTCCGTAGGCTCTTCGTGGTTTTCCTGCCTCTCAGCCGCTATATTTTCCTCAACACCGGACTGGTCAGCGGAATCGTGTCCTACAGGATCATGAGTTATGACAGACTGATTTTCTGTATTTCTTGTAACATCTTCCCCTTCTGACGAAATATTCTGATTAGAAGGCCCGGATTCCGGTTTCTGGGTTACGATAACCCCGGATTCCAGTGTGGATTCAAGATCAATGACTTCATGATTGTCTTCATTCATGAAGTTTTCTTCACCGTCAAACAGGATCCTGTTCCGTTCCCCCTGCACATAAACGTGCTTAATCTCTGGTTTTGGCGCAGGCTGGATATAAGATGTTTCCCGATGATTTTCAGAAGGTTTGTTGTTTTCTTCTGCCTTATCTTCCCTTTTTATCGGGAAGCTGCCATTGTTATATGAGTATTTAAAATTTTGCGGAGCCTCCGTTTTTTTCTTTTCTGTTACAGGTTCTTTCCGCTTCTGTTCTATTTTGCCGTTAATCAGCTGATAAAGAATTTTTTTATCCGTGGTGTAAGCGGCAGTAGTGGCCAGCTCTTTCTGATAATTTCCTTTATCATGCAGATGAACGCCATACAGATGCAATGCTCTGATATTCTGAACATAGGGAAAAGAATTGATTTCTTCTTTCAGAAGGGTTAAATCTTCCGGCTGAATGTTTTTGGGCTCTTTTAATAATTCTAAAACTCTAGGATTCATCTTACCAGTTTGCTACAATATCGTTAAATATTTTATTAATAATTCTTTCTGTAACCAGCTTCACCTGAGAAGATTCGATATCGCTCTGCGACAGGTTGTTATTGAATACCGCCTCATCAGAATAGGTCCTGTCAAAGCTCAGCTCCGGGTGCAGCTTATTTTCATAATGAACTTTTACAGTAATGGTCAGTTTATTCTGTGATTCATTGATTACTCCTCCGGTATTGGTTGAAGTGGTAGTGGAGCTGATGGTGGTAGGAGTAATGGAATAGTCCGTAATCTCTCCTTCAACAAGGATATCCGGATTTTCTTTGGTCCCTTTCAAGGTTGTCCTTTGCAGAAAGCGATTCTGAATATCCGTTGAAAACTGCTGGGACAATGTTGGATTCACCAGAGCGGCATTGTTGGGAAATTCATTGATCTGAATCGTCTTTTCATCCGTAAGGGATGATCCGGTAAAACTGTAGCAGGAATGAAGCATTCCCATGCAGAATACCAGCAGGAAAGAAATCTTGATGTATTGCAAAAACTCTTGTTTATTAATATTCATTTTTTACTCCTATTTCAGTTATCTCATCATACTGAATCTGTTGCAGGGCATCTTCAATGGCCATAAAATTGCTGGCATACACAAAAGGAATGGTTAAAAATATCCCGATTCCGCAAAAGATAATACCCAATTGCCCAAGTATTGCTGTAATAATTACCAATAAGAAGATCGATAACAAATTATTTTTTGTCATGGTTACTGACATATTCCACGCCGTTTTGATGTCTTTTACTCCGGCAATTGAAATCAGACCCGGCATATAGAATGCTTTGAGCACGACTATGAGAAATGCAATCATAACAATAATCATGTAAGGGATCATGATCATCGCAAAGACAGGTGAAGGTTCACCATTCTCAGCTCCTGCTATAAATCCGACAATCATCATGGGCAGATAGATAACAATTGCCCCGGCAAATACAATCAGCTGTAATATGAAATACGGCACAAAATCGCCGAAATCAAAAATATCGCCCGGACCTGCAGGTTCACCTTTCCTTAATCTATGCAGATATCGGTACAGGTTTCCTATTCCTAAGATCCCGCAGAAGGGGATGATGTTCATAACGAAACAAAAGAAATAGGCCAGCAGGATATCTCCGAAATTATTTTTATAAAATTCAAATCCCCCGTTAAGATATTTGCTGAAATCAAAATTAACCGGTTTTACGTTAAGTTTCATCATAATTTAGTCTTCTAAGTTATATTGTTTTATTTTTCTGTACAAGGTCCTTTGGGAAATTCCCAGTTCGTCGGCAGCCTTATTCCTGCGTCCTTTATGCTTCTCCAGGGCTTTGATAATCAAATCTTTTTCGTTATTCTGGAGTGAAAGGGATTCCGGCCGGTTTTCCTCTACCTCAATCTCTTCAATGTCTTCATAACTGCTGTCCGGATTGGAAATAATCGTAGGGGTCTGAATGTTGTCACGGTCTTCAAAATACAGCAGGGAATTTGAAGAAGCTGCCTGCTGCTGGTTATCCGAAGGGGTATAAATCCTGTTGATCAGGTTTTTCTCATGGCTGCTGAGATCCGTTCCTTTATTCTTGATCAGTTCTGATGTGAGAGACTTTAAATCATTGATATCATTCCGCATATCGAAAAGGATTTTATACATGATCTCCCTTTCGGTGCTGAAGTCATTCTGTTTGGCATTGTTAGGTGTGTTGACAACCATAGGCAGATGAGATTCCATAGGAATATATTCAGCCAGTTTTTCTGCCGTTACTTTCCGGTTCCTCTCCACAACGGTCATCTGTTCAACTAAGTTTCTCAGCTGACGTACGTTTCCGGGAAAGGTATAGCTTTCTATATAATGAATGCCACTGGGTTCAAGCTCAAGCTCAGGCATCCTGTATTTCTCTGCAAAGTCTATGGCAAATTTCCTGAACAGCAGGTGGATATCTCCCTTCCTTTCTCTTAAAGGAGGCATATCGATCTGTACGGTATTCAGACGGTAGTACAGATCTTCACGGAACCTGCCGTCCTGAATAGCCTTCATCATGTTCACATTGGTAGCTGCTACAATTCTTACATTGGTTTTCTGGACCTGTGACGAACCTACCTTCATGAATTCACCGCTTTCCAGTACTCTCAACAGGCGTACCTGGGTCTGTAACGGCAGTTCTCCTACCTCATCAAGAAATATGGTTCCGCCGTCTGCTACCTCAAAATATCCTTTCCGGGTAGCCGTAGCTCCTGTGAAGGCTCCTTTTTCGTGCCCGAATAATTCGGAATCAATGGTTCCCTCCGGGATTGCTCCACAGTTCACTACAATATAAGGCTGATGTTTCCTCCTCGATTCTGAATGAATGATTTTAGGAATAAATTCTTTACCCACACCACTTTCCCCGATAACCAGAACGGAAATATCCGTAGGCGCTACCTGGATGGCTTTTTCCAGGGCACGGTTCAGGGCCGGGAAGTTCCCGATGATCCCGAAACGGTTTTTTATATTCTGAAGTTCTGCTGACATGTTTAATTAAGGTTTAATTGCTGACCTTTCGATCAAAGTTAATTCAAGTTACTGAACGGTTTCCCCTAAAAGCGTGCCCTGTGTATTGTCGAAGACAAAAACGTTCACAATGTCACCTATCTTCTGTCCTTCGAGTTTATCGAATACACAAACGGCATTCTGGGAATTCCTTCCCTTCCACTGGTTTTCATTCTTCTTTGAAGTTCCTTCAATAAGCACCTGATGTGTTTTTCCCACATAAGACCTCATCCTGTTTCTGGAAAGTTCACCCTGTAAGGCAATAACCTCCGCCAGGCGCCTCTGCTTTACATCTGCAGGAATATTATCCTCCATTTTTTTATGGGCAGGCGTCCCCGGACGTTCCGAATACGCAAACATATATCCGTAATCGTATTCCACTTCCCGCATCAGGCTTAGTGTATCCTGGTGATCTTCTTCGGTTTCATTGCAGAAACCTACGATCATATCCTGAGAGAATGCGATATCCGGAACAATTTCTTTTGCTTTTCTGATCAGCTCCAGATATTCTTCACGGGTATGCTGGCGGTTCATGGCCAGAAGCATATTATTGCTTCCGCTCTGTACCGGAAGGTGAACATATTTGCAGATGTTTTCGTGTTTAGCGATCATCCTGAATACCTCAAGGCTCATGTCCTGAGGATTTGAGGTGGAGAAACGGATCCTCATTTCCGGTACCGCTAAAGCTACCATATCTAGCAGCTGGGCAAAATTAACAGCAGTAAGCTTCTGCATTTCCGAAGCTTTGGCAAAGTCTTTTTTCGGTCCGCCTCCATACCATAGATAGGAATCTACGTTCTGGCCCAAAAGGGTAATTTCTTTATAGCCGCTGTCCCATAAGTTTTTACATTCTTCGATAATGGAATGCGGGTCCCGGCTTCTTTCGCGTCCCCTCGTAAAAGGAACGACACAGAAGGTACACATATTATCACAGCCTCTGGTAATCGTTACAAAAGCCGTTACGCCGTTACCTCCCAGACGAACCGGATTGATATCTGCATAGGTCTCCTCTTTAGACAGGATTACGTTGATGGCATCCCGGCCGTCTTCAGTTTCCTTGAGAAGGTTAGGCAGATCCCTGTAAGCATCTGGACCTACGACAAGGTCTACCAGCTGTTCCTCTTCAAGGAATTTGGTTTTCAGCCTTTCCGCCATACATCCCAGTACTCCTACCGTCATATTCGGCCTTTCCTTTTTAAGGTTCTTAAACTGGGACAGTCTCATCCTTACAGTTTGCTCAGCCTTTTCGCGGATGGAGCATGTGTTCAGAAGGATAAGGTCTGCTTCCTCTGCTTTCAGAGTAGTGTTATATCCCTGTTCATTAAGGATAGAAGCTACAATCTCGGAATCTGAGAAATTCATCTGGCAGCCATAGCTTTCCAGAAAAAGTTTCTTGGAGTTCCCGGATCGTTCTGCAATGGCAAAAGCTTCTCCCTGTTTGGTTTCGTCTATATATTTTTCCTGCACGTTCTTTTATTTAAAGTCCTGCCCGCCCGGAATTCAGCTTATTTCCGGTCACGACAAAACAGTTGAGTTTGCAAAGATACAAAATATTGTGACAGAATGGCAGGATTATCTTCTATAGAAATTCGCTGAAAATATATTACAGATCTGTAGAAATAGAAGAAAGGTTCATTTTGATCTTTATTTTAGAGGCAATAGGTTTCCCGTTACAGGTAGCGGGAATCCAGCTCTTTTTGAGCCTGCGCATTATGTATTTCATATCATCAAAGAAAATCTGGCTGTTGGCTACCTTTGGAGAACCTTCAATATCCGCTACTTCCCCGTTCTCATCTATTGTCAATGTGAAAGTAAAATCCCCATTAAGAACATAAAAATCCGTATTCAGGTAAACATACATATTCTTTCTCAGCATTTCCCTGTAAGCGGTGACCCCGCCTTCAATGTCCGCTGCTTTGAAATCACCGCAGTTTTTGGCGGCCACCTGAAAGAATGGCTCCCTGATATCTATTTTCAGAATATTTTTATTATTGCTGCTCTCCGTGATAAAAGTATCATCCCTGTCCTCCACATCATATTGCGCCAAACAGAAATTCGCCATTAAAAGCCCAAGGAACAAGATTAAGGTTTTCATAATCAATGAGTATAATTTCTATAACAAAGATAAATCTTTCAGAAAGTTGAAGAAAGAAAAACTCCACAGGTCATATGAAGTTTTCCTTTGTATTGATCTGCAACGGTCAGTCTGCTGAAACATTTACTTTTCTTCCAGTCTCCCTCAGTAGTAACGAAACCAAAATCGCCAGTACAATTCCGGCAATCCAGAACAGGACTGAATGCTGGAAGTGTATGGTTCCCGGCACATTTCCGAGGCTTTTTCCAAACCACCTGCTGAATACAGGATTAAGCAGCGTCGTGACCCCGAAAGTAATAAAATTGATGGCTCCCGTAGCACTTCCTTTAACATAGTCCGGATTTGCTTCCTTAATCACCGAATACGGAATCATCGCCGCTCCTGAACCCAACCCAAGAACAAACATGCTTATCTTGGCCGGATACAGATCCGGAAGATATATCAGCTGGAGCAGGCTTAGGATCATCAAGATTGCTCCTCCTGCAAGGACTGGTTTTCTTAAGCCAATCTTATCCGTTATAAATCCTAATAAAGGACAGCCGAATACCCAGCCGAAAGCTACCATAGCACTCGTAATCGCAGCATCAGAGAATTCAAAACCCTTATCTTTTTCAAAAAATGCTACCGCCCAGGTCATCGC
This genomic window contains:
- a CDS encoding sigma-54 interaction domain-containing protein, producing MSAELQNIKNRFGIIGNFPALNRALEKAIQVAPTDISVLVIGESGVGKEFIPKIIHSESRRKHQPYIVVNCGAIPEGTIDSELFGHEKGAFTGATATRKGYFEVADGGTIFLDEVGELPLQTQVRLLRVLESGEFMKVGSSQVQKTNVRIVAATNVNMMKAIQDGRFREDLYYRLNTVQIDMPPLRERKGDIHLLFRKFAIDFAEKYRMPELELEPSGIHYIESYTFPGNVRQLRNLVEQMTVVERNRKVTAEKLAEYIPMESHLPMVVNTPNNAKQNDFSTEREIMYKILFDMRNDINDLKSLTSELIKNKGTDLSSHEKNLINRIYTPSDNQQQAASSNSLLYFEDRDNIQTPTIISNPDSSYEDIEEIEVEENRPESLSLQNNEKDLIIKALEKHKGRRNKAADELGISQRTLYRKIKQYNLED
- the miaB gene encoding tRNA (N6-isopentenyl adenosine(37)-C2)-methylthiotransferase MiaB, encoding MQEKYIDETKQGEAFAIAERSGNSKKLFLESYGCQMNFSDSEIVASILNEQGYNTTLKAEEADLILLNTCSIREKAEQTVRMRLSQFKNLKKERPNMTVGVLGCMAERLKTKFLEEEQLVDLVVGPDAYRDLPNLLKETEDGRDAINVILSKEETYADINPVRLGGNGVTAFVTITRGCDNMCTFCVVPFTRGRERSRDPHSIIEECKNLWDSGYKEITLLGQNVDSYLWYGGGPKKDFAKASEMQKLTAVNFAQLLDMVALAVPEMRIRFSTSNPQDMSLEVFRMIAKHENICKYVHLPVQSGSNNMLLAMNRQHTREEYLELIRKAKEIVPDIAFSQDMIVGFCNETEEDHQDTLSLMREVEYDYGYMFAYSERPGTPAHKKMEDNIPADVKQRRLAEVIALQGELSRNRMRSYVGKTHQVLIEGTSKKNENQWKGRNSQNAVCVFDKLEGQKIGDIVNVFVFDNTQGTLLGETVQ